One window of Paenibacillus sp. FSL K6-3182 genomic DNA carries:
- a CDS encoding AraC family transcriptional regulator: MNHPVETYRGEYFFQNNQLLYVNRASESIMSPYHDHDFLECVYIAEGAGYHHIGDQVHKVRKGQVFFIPIGISHVFRPISSDQARNPLSVFNCVFSPLLLHKLSAFASDYRSVQFINDMESGKFPYYSCMDTNSQFEKLFLSMHREFELTQSGSSDYLHTLLLQLLITLQRSVASEPEAAARAPQQLEFIKLLHDLEQRFQQELTLAKLAETSGWSERHLQRLFQQYTKQSFHRYLQNLRIQKSQELLRGSQLKINTIAEMVGYRDIHSFNALFKRCTGMTPSVYRRG; encoded by the coding sequence ATGAACCATCCCGTAGAAACATACCGTGGAGAGTACTTTTTTCAAAACAACCAGCTGCTTTATGTTAATCGTGCAAGCGAAAGCATCATGAGCCCTTATCATGATCACGATTTTCTTGAATGCGTATATATTGCAGAAGGAGCCGGCTATCACCATATCGGAGATCAGGTGCATAAGGTGCGGAAAGGTCAAGTATTTTTCATTCCTATCGGCATTTCTCATGTGTTCAGGCCGATTTCCTCCGACCAAGCCCGCAACCCATTAAGCGTATTCAACTGCGTCTTTTCTCCATTGCTGCTGCATAAGCTTAGTGCATTCGCTTCCGATTATCGCAGCGTGCAGTTTATTAATGATATGGAAAGCGGCAAATTTCCCTATTATTCTTGTATGGATACAAATAGTCAGTTTGAGAAGCTGTTTCTATCCATGCATAGAGAATTCGAACTGACTCAAAGCGGCTCGTCCGATTACTTGCATACGCTGCTGCTCCAGCTGCTCATTACTCTGCAGCGCTCTGTTGCTAGCGAACCGGAAGCAGCGGCTCGTGCGCCGCAGCAGCTGGAATTTATAAAGCTGTTACATGATCTTGAGCAGCGTTTCCAGCAGGAGCTGACCCTAGCTAAGCTGGCCGAGACTAGCGGCTGGAGCGAGCGTCATCTGCAGCGGCTCTTTCAGCAGTATACGAAACAAAGCTTTCATCGTTATTTGCAAAATTTGCGTATCCAAAAAAGCCAAGAGCTGCTTCGTGGCTCTCAGCTGAAAATCAATACCATTGCCGAAATGGTTGGCTATCGCGATATTCATTCTTTTAACGCATTGTTCAAAAGGTGCACCGGCATGACGCCTAGCGTCTATCGCAGAGGCTAG